In a single window of the Bacillus clarus genome:
- a CDS encoding ATP-binding cassette domain-containing protein translates to MIALETKDLSKKYKKKVAVDRVAISLEKHKIYGLLGRNGAGKTTLLQLLSGQIVSNRGSVSIFGENVFENSKAMQNICFVKVKEEVHVSYKVKEIFRLCNMFYKNWDQAYAEELAKKFQLNVKEKYHKLSHGMQTVVGIIQGLASRAPITIFDEPTTGLDAAHRELFYSLLLEDYGEHPRTIILSTHLVEEIVHVIEDVIILKDGALVVQSSVEDLLQQGHTISGQKDTVDEFLINKTAVNREVYGNKGIAVIWGEFSTKDYHFIEKEGLEVDGITLQKLFIHMTDGDIR, encoded by the coding sequence ATGATTGCACTTGAAACGAAAGATTTATCCAAAAAGTATAAAAAGAAAGTAGCTGTAGATCGAGTAGCAATTTCATTAGAAAAGCATAAAATATATGGTTTGCTTGGAAGAAATGGAGCTGGGAAAACAACATTATTACAACTTCTTTCCGGACAAATTGTTTCAAATAGAGGAAGCGTATCTATATTTGGTGAAAATGTTTTTGAAAATAGTAAAGCAATGCAAAATATTTGTTTTGTAAAAGTAAAGGAAGAAGTTCATGTAAGCTATAAAGTGAAAGAGATTTTTAGGCTTTGTAATATGTTTTATAAAAATTGGGATCAAGCTTATGCCGAAGAACTTGCGAAAAAATTTCAGCTTAATGTGAAAGAAAAATATCATAAATTATCACATGGTATGCAGACCGTTGTTGGAATTATTCAAGGGTTGGCAAGTAGGGCTCCAATTACAATTTTCGATGAACCAACTACTGGTTTAGATGCAGCGCACCGGGAGTTGTTTTATAGTTTGTTGTTGGAAGACTACGGGGAGCATCCTCGAACAATTATTTTATCAACTCATTTAGTAGAAGAGATAGTCCACGTTATCGAGGATGTGATTATACTAAAAGACGGGGCGTTAGTTGTTCAATCATCAGTGGAAGATTTGTTGCAGCAAGGTCATACTATTTCAGGGCAAAAGGATACAGTGGATGAGTTTTTAATTAATAAAACTGCTGTGAATCGAGAGGTTTATGGAAATAAAGGGATTGCTGTTATATGGGGAGAGTTTTCTACTAAAGATTATCATTTTATTGAAAAAGAAGGCTTAGAAGTTGATGGGATCACACTGCAAAAATTATTTATTCATATGACGGATGGTGATATAAGATGA
- a CDS encoding 2'-5' RNA ligase family protein codes for MRTILLFLNNMPIDEIESIREKHDLLFGFIPPHITIVFPFESTISNDELEAYIMNISRGTRPIEIEFASRISSEGEYLFLEVERGKEQIEELHDRLYTGPLRQFLRTDIPYIPHVTVGRKDSAELAAEIVKDIPSFSENLKCVIERISVERIGENGESIIEFEVLLKI; via the coding sequence ATGCGTACGATTTTACTGTTTCTAAATAACATGCCCATTGATGAAATAGAGAGTATTAGAGAAAAGCATGATCTTTTATTCGGATTCATTCCGCCGCATATTACAATTGTATTTCCGTTTGAAAGTACAATTTCGAATGATGAGTTGGAAGCGTATATTATGAATATATCAAGAGGGACTCGTCCGATAGAAATTGAGTTTGCTAGTCGGATAAGCAGTGAGGGAGAGTATTTGTTTTTGGAAGTTGAAAGAGGGAAAGAGCAAATAGAAGAACTGCACGATAGATTATATACAGGACCACTGCGACAATTTTTGAGAACGGATATTCCGTACATACCACATGTGACAGTTGGGAGAAAAGATAGTGCAGAGTTAGCTGCTGAAATAGTAAAGGATATTCCTAGTTTTAGTGAGAATTTGAAATGTGTAATTGAAAGGATTAGTGTGGAACGAATAGGAGAGAATGGGGAATCGATTATTGAATTTGAGGTATTATTAAAAATATAA
- a CDS encoding MFS transporter: MWRNKNVWIVLIGEFIAGLGLWLGILGNLEFMQKYVPSDFMKSVILFIGLLAGVLVGPMAGRIIDQYEKKKVLLYAGFGRVVSVIFMFFAIQYESIAFMIAFMIALQISAAFYFPALQSVIPLIVREHELLQMNGVHMNIGTIARIAGTSLGGVLLVVMSLQYMYAFSMAAYALLFFSTFFLKFEDKKANTSSKQAAKDNSFMEVFRILKGIPIAFRALILSIIPLLFIAGFNLMVINISEMQHDPTIKGFIYTIEGLAFMLGAFVIKRLSDHFQPEKLLYFFAFCTAFAHLSLFFSDIKWMTLVSFGLFGFSVGCFFPIMSTIFQTKVEKNYHGRLFSFRNMFERVMFQIVLLGTGFFLDTIGLQYMVLIFGVISLVIIFISLSQQKQIEKQPSQSANL, from the coding sequence ATGTGGCGTAATAAAAATGTATGGATCGTATTAATTGGGGAGTTTATTGCAGGTCTTGGTTTATGGCTTGGTATTCTTGGGAACCTTGAATTTATGCAAAAATACGTCCCTTCTGATTTTATGAAATCAGTTATTTTATTTATCGGACTATTAGCTGGTGTTCTCGTTGGTCCTATGGCTGGCCGAATAATTGACCAATATGAAAAAAAGAAAGTCCTTCTTTATGCTGGATTTGGTCGTGTTGTTAGTGTTATTTTTATGTTCTTTGCAATTCAATATGAAAGTATTGCCTTTATGATTGCTTTTATGATTGCACTTCAAATTTCGGCAGCATTTTATTTCCCTGCGTTACAATCTGTAATTCCGCTCATCGTTCGCGAGCATGAGCTACTACAAATGAACGGTGTACATATGAATATCGGTACGATTGCTCGTATTGCCGGTACTTCATTAGGAGGCGTTCTTCTCGTCGTAATGAGCTTACAGTATATGTATGCTTTCTCAATGGCAGCATACGCTTTATTATTCTTCTCAACTTTCTTCCTAAAGTTTGAAGACAAAAAAGCAAATACATCAAGTAAACAGGCAGCAAAAGATAATAGTTTTATGGAAGTATTTCGCATTTTAAAAGGGATCCCTATTGCTTTTAGAGCACTTATATTAAGTATTATTCCCCTTTTATTCATCGCTGGTTTCAATTTAATGGTTATTAATATTAGCGAGATGCAGCATGATCCAACAATTAAAGGTTTTATTTATACAATCGAAGGTTTGGCATTTATGTTAGGTGCATTCGTAATTAAGCGCTTATCTGACCATTTCCAGCCCGAAAAATTACTTTATTTCTTCGCATTTTGTACCGCTTTTGCACACCTTTCGTTGTTCTTTAGCGATATAAAATGGATGACTCTTGTCTCATTTGGTTTATTTGGATTTAGCGTTGGTTGCTTCTTCCCAATTATGTCGACAATTTTCCAAACGAAAGTTGAAAAAAATTATCACGGACGTCTTTTCTCATTCCGTAATATGTTTGAAAGAGTTATGTTCCAAATTGTCTTACTTGGCACAGGCTTCTTCCTAGATACGATTGGATTACAATATATGGTTCTTATTTTCGGAGTAATATCATTGGTTATCATATTTATCTCACTATCTCAACAAAAACAAATAGAAAAGCAACCATCACAATCTGCGAACTTATAA
- a CDS encoding 3-hydroxyacyl-ACP dehydratase FabZ family protein, giving the protein MNIKDTLPHRYPFLMIDNITDMKEGQSGTGYKRITNNEWFINENQNYMPHMLIVEALAQLSAFVSTSESEGLGFLSSLDRVEFHEKAYPGDKLDLHYELTRERRDFILGKGIASVNGQSIVTIEKLLIYQAE; this is encoded by the coding sequence ATGAATATTAAAGATACACTTCCCCATCGATATCCATTTTTAATGATCGATAACATTACAGATATGAAAGAAGGTCAATCCGGTACAGGATATAAACGAATTACAAATAACGAATGGTTCATTAACGAAAATCAAAATTATATGCCTCACATGTTAATTGTAGAAGCACTTGCTCAACTTAGTGCATTTGTAAGCACAAGTGAATCTGAAGGACTAGGCTTTCTCTCCTCATTAGATAGGGTAGAATTCCATGAAAAAGCGTATCCCGGTGATAAACTTGACTTACACTATGAACTAACACGTGAACGAAGAGATTTTATTCTCGGTAAAGGAATTGCATCTGTAAACGGTCAATCCATCGTTACAATTGAAAAGCTATTAATATACCAAGCTGAGTAA
- a CDS encoding stage V sporulation protein S has translation MENMLKVSSKSIPNSVAGAIAGVLRANGNVEIQVIGAGALNQAIKAIAIARGFVAPSGIDLVLVPAFQEISVDNQERTAMKLIVGPRKIR, from the coding sequence ATGGAAAATATGTTAAAAGTATCATCAAAATCAATTCCTAATTCAGTTGCAGGTGCAATTGCAGGGGTATTAAGAGCAAACGGTAATGTGGAAATTCAAGTGATTGGAGCTGGCGCGCTAAATCAAGCAATTAAAGCAATTGCAATTGCAAGAGGATTCGTAGCTCCTAGTGGTATTGATTTAGTTCTCGTCCCGGCATTCCAAGAGATTTCTGTCGATAATCAAGAGAGAACAGCAATGAAATTAATTGTAGGTCCTAGGAAAATACGTTGA
- a CDS encoding LL-diaminopimelate aminotransferase: MTYTLATRMKAFQSSIFSELAAYKKEKIAAGHKMFDLSIGNPDMPPADFVRAAMVHTASEKESYGYTLTGIQDFHEAVTEYYNNNHNVILDPDREVLLLMGSQDGLVHLPMVYANPGDLILVPDPGYTAYETGIQMAGATPYYMPLKKENDFLPKLQDIPEEIAKKTKMMILNFPGNPVPAMAHEDFFKEVILFAKKYNIIVVHDFAYAEFYYDGKKPISFLSVPGAKEIGVEINSLSKSYSLAGSRIGYMIGNEEIVGALTQFKSNTDYGVFLPIQKAASVALRQGADFCEKNRSIYQERRDTLVDGFASFGWDVDKPAGSMFVWAEIPTGWTSLQFAYALMDRANVVVTPGHAFGPHGEGFVRIALVQDKSVLQQVVENIRNSGIFSLEKADELVKN, translated from the coding sequence ATGACTTATACGTTAGCAACAAGAATGAAAGCATTTCAATCTTCTATATTTAGTGAATTAGCAGCCTATAAAAAAGAGAAAATTGCAGCAGGTCACAAAATGTTTGATTTAAGTATCGGGAATCCAGATATGCCTCCTGCTGATTTTGTAAGAGCAGCTATGGTACATACAGCAAGTGAAAAAGAAAGTTATGGATATACATTAACAGGTATTCAAGATTTTCATGAAGCAGTAACTGAATATTACAACAACAATCATAACGTCATATTAGATCCAGATCGTGAAGTCTTATTATTAATGGGTTCACAAGATGGGCTCGTTCATTTACCTATGGTTTACGCAAATCCAGGAGATTTAATTTTAGTTCCAGACCCTGGATATACAGCTTATGAAACAGGAATTCAAATGGCTGGTGCAACACCTTATTACATGCCTTTAAAGAAAGAAAATGATTTCTTACCTAAATTACAGGATATCCCAGAAGAAATCGCTAAAAAAACAAAAATGATGATATTAAATTTTCCAGGAAACCCTGTCCCAGCAATGGCTCATGAAGATTTCTTTAAAGAAGTTATCCTCTTTGCAAAAAAATACAACATTATTGTTGTACATGATTTCGCTTATGCTGAATTTTATTACGATGGTAAAAAACCAATTAGTTTCTTATCTGTTCCTGGTGCAAAAGAAATTGGTGTAGAAATTAATTCCTTATCTAAAAGTTATAGTTTAGCAGGAAGCCGTATCGGTTATATGATTGGTAATGAAGAAATTGTAGGTGCGCTTACACAATTCAAATCGAACACAGATTACGGTGTGTTCTTACCAATTCAAAAGGCGGCTTCAGTTGCCTTACGACAAGGCGCTGATTTTTGTGAGAAAAACCGCAGTATTTACCAAGAACGTAGAGATACTTTAGTTGATGGATTTGCCTCTTTCGGCTGGGATGTTGATAAACCTGCTGGAAGTATGTTCGTTTGGGCTGAAATACCAACAGGATGGACTTCATTACAATTCGCTTACGCACTAATGGATCGTGCAAATGTTGTTGTAACCCCAGGTCATGCATTTGGACCTCACGGTGAAGGCTTTGTCCGTATTGCACTCGTTCAAGATAAATCTGTATTACAACAAGTTGTTGAAAACATTAGAAATAGCGGCATTTTCTCTCTTGAAAAAGCAGATGAATTGGTTAAAAATTAA
- a CDS encoding CcdC family protein produces MGDTSSLITVFLCVALLILWRRYRSMYRPIKGNGKRILLSLLFLTPGILLFFGPVHPAILQVSLAILFGVLFAIPLIFLTNYERREDGNIYTKKSATFLITFIGIVILRFGSRQYIVDLDQQTIGLLFYVVAVSYIIPWRIACYIKFRKVWRGE; encoded by the coding sequence ATGGGAGATACCTCTTCATTAATAACAGTTTTTCTATGTGTTGCATTACTAATTCTTTGGCGACGTTATCGTTCGATGTATAGGCCGATAAAGGGAAATGGAAAACGAATTTTGTTGTCGTTACTATTTTTAACTCCTGGAATATTGCTGTTTTTCGGTCCTGTTCATCCAGCCATTTTACAAGTTAGCTTAGCGATATTATTTGGAGTTCTTTTCGCAATCCCACTTATTTTTCTCACAAACTATGAGCGAAGAGAAGATGGAAATATTTATACAAAAAAAAGTGCCACCTTTTTAATTACTTTTATCGGAATTGTTATTTTAAGATTTGGTTCAAGACAATATATCGTTGACTTAGATCAGCAAACGATAGGTTTATTATTTTACGTAGTTGCAGTATCTTATATTATCCCGTGGAGGATTGCTTGTTATATAAAATTTAGGAAAGTTTGGCGGGGGGAATAG
- a CDS encoding DUF4052 family protein — MTMLIKQLQLHINFHYKAILIFWIVALLIKGTTSAVDLKGVKVGFLHDILNNSSIAIAIFMVASTFIIQDDVFRLAVSFGVTRVQFFMGSVCYIILQSALFSFLQVVLLQNTLYITENASLGGNSVVQFFVQFLFYVTIATFFQVVVIIKQRFQWIGLMIGGTLLLVTISVLYGEAGIKGLVFTSNTTLIEIPYFIGISIGLTIFYFVIGSIFIRKVSFEQTV; from the coding sequence ATGACAATGTTAATAAAGCAATTACAATTACATATAAACTTTCATTATAAAGCTATTCTTATATTTTGGATTGTAGCGTTACTTATAAAAGGAACAACGAGTGCAGTAGATTTAAAGGGAGTAAAAGTAGGGTTTTTACATGATATCTTAAATAATTCGTCTATTGCAATCGCAATATTTATGGTAGCAAGTACTTTCATTATACAGGATGATGTATTTCGTTTAGCTGTTTCGTTTGGAGTGACTAGAGTGCAATTTTTTATGGGATCAGTTTGTTATATTATATTACAATCTGCATTGTTTTCATTTCTTCAAGTGGTTCTTTTACAGAATACATTGTATATTACAGAGAATGCTAGTTTAGGAGGAAACTCAGTAGTACAGTTCTTTGTACAATTTTTATTTTATGTTACAATCGCAACTTTTTTTCAAGTAGTAGTAATTATTAAGCAACGATTTCAGTGGATTGGTCTTATGATTGGTGGGACCCTTTTATTAGTAACGATTAGTGTACTCTATGGAGAGGCAGGAATAAAAGGATTAGTATTTACAAGTAATACAACCTTGATAGAAATCCCTTATTTTATCGGGATTTCAATTGGCTTAACTATATTCTACTTTGTCATTGGCAGCATATTTATTCGTAAAGTCTCATTTGAACAAACGGTTTAA
- a CDS encoding Gfo/Idh/MocA family protein, with the protein MIGFGKWGPNIAKEIALNKNMRLSAICDTNEHRIQAAEDIYAKNKGVFISTNYRALLCDKIDAIAVAVGVENSFEIAKDILLANKHLFIEKPFAMTCEHAVELQSIANQRGLTIHVDHIMVFHSAIKKIKSSMMKSSTMIEFETTRNTIGQYSVLAEILWDLAVHDLAVLDYLLDGQEFDLLDIDYHSNEITLTLSCNLILGRIKVGQNARANERHTKISFAEKEIYFDELDDRKVFTIYNKDRNGYLCNPIDQIYDGPSALTRSLTHFMDCVHRRRKSISGGEQAIRCLKVIEKADKMMKTEMQKK; encoded by the coding sequence TTGATTGGGTTTGGAAAATGGGGGCCGAATATTGCAAAAGAAATAGCATTGAATAAGAACATGCGGCTTTCTGCAATTTGTGATACCAATGAACATCGAATACAAGCTGCTGAGGATATCTATGCAAAAAACAAAGGTGTTTTTATATCGACAAATTACCGTGCACTGTTATGCGACAAGATTGATGCAATCGCAGTAGCTGTGGGGGTGGAGAACAGTTTTGAAATTGCAAAAGATATATTGCTTGCTAACAAACACTTATTTATTGAAAAACCATTTGCGATGACATGTGAACACGCAGTGGAGCTTCAAAGCATTGCAAATCAGAGGGGTCTCACGATTCATGTTGACCACATCATGGTTTTTCATTCTGCGATAAAAAAAATTAAATCCAGTATGATGAAATCTAGCACGATGATAGAATTTGAGACAACAAGAAATACGATTGGGCAGTACAGTGTGCTTGCTGAAATACTTTGGGATTTGGCAGTTCATGATTTGGCTGTCCTGGATTACTTGTTAGATGGTCAAGAGTTCGATCTTCTAGATATAGATTATCATTCTAATGAAATAACTTTAACTCTGAGTTGCAATTTAATTTTAGGACGTATTAAAGTGGGGCAAAATGCGAGGGCCAATGAACGTCATACAAAAATTAGTTTTGCCGAGAAAGAAATCTATTTTGACGAATTGGACGATAGAAAGGTATTCACCATCTACAACAAAGATAGAAACGGCTATCTATGCAATCCAATCGACCAAATCTATGATGGACCCAGTGCACTGACAAGAAGTTTAACTCATTTTATGGACTGTGTGCATCGTCGTAGAAAATCAATTTCAGGAGGGGAACAAGCGATTCGCTGTTTAAAAGTAATTGAGAAGGCTGACAAGATGATGAAAACGGAGATGCAAAAAAAATGA
- a CDS encoding SDR family NAD(P)-dependent oxidoreductase codes for MSRNFIIFGASQGLGDAFVKGLPTKEDTVWVVSRTRPSSLDINDGVDRKWLTIDLSSQQQIPSLKESLKDIAIDVLIYNVGVWEKRGFEYDYTFDKDEVEDISNLININLTSTITYIQALLPNLRQAKNGKIILIGSTAGLDHTNNAQVSFVTSKFGLRGITNALREHVRKDKISVTCINPGELAAEIPYEEGAEKAILLYEGTRIPVQDIVAIVQCVINLSPVSCVKEINIPAMTDLNA; via the coding sequence ATGAGTAGGAACTTTATTATATTTGGAGCAAGCCAAGGACTAGGTGATGCATTTGTAAAAGGCTTACCTACCAAGGAAGATACAGTATGGGTGGTGTCACGTACACGACCCAGTAGTTTAGATATAAATGATGGCGTAGATCGTAAATGGCTCACAATTGATTTATCTAGTCAACAACAAATTCCTTCTTTAAAAGAATCTTTAAAAGACATTGCTATTGATGTATTAATTTATAATGTCGGAGTATGGGAAAAGCGTGGTTTTGAATATGACTATACGTTTGATAAGGATGAAGTTGAAGATATTTCGAACTTAATCAATATTAATTTAACTTCCACTATTACTTATATTCAGGCGCTTTTACCTAATTTAAGACAGGCGAAAAACGGAAAAATTATTTTAATTGGTTCAACAGCAGGTTTAGATCATACGAATAATGCACAAGTTTCGTTTGTCACATCTAAATTTGGCTTACGTGGTATTACAAATGCTTTACGCGAGCATGTGAGAAAAGATAAGATCTCTGTAACGTGTATTAATCCAGGAGAACTTGCTGCTGAAATACCTTATGAAGAAGGAGCAGAAAAGGCAATCCTGTTGTATGAAGGTACACGTATTCCTGTACAAGACATTGTAGCCATTGTCCAATGCGTTATTAATTTATCGCCTGTTTCATGTGTAAAGGAAATTAATATTCCTGCCATGACAGACTTAAATGCATGA
- a CDS encoding YqbF domain-containing protein, translated as MYYVKLIKGQSFYAFDRRFLVSQEEQVSEKIFNYLRRNEFFEVRKDECSA; from the coding sequence ATATACTACGTAAAATTAATTAAAGGGCAATCTTTCTATGCTTTCGATCGTCGCTTCTTAGTATCTCAGGAAGAACAAGTTTCGGAAAAAATATTTAATTATTTGCGCCGTAATGAGTTCTTCGAAGTGCGTAAAGACGAGTGTTCTGCCTAA
- the coaW gene encoding type II pantothenate kinase, whose product MGNVVGIDAGGTLTKVAYFNEKKKLSFERFYSNEQDKIKAWLHKNNVITKLCVTGGKAKQLQKLLSDSYETVELNEFEATLTGVRYILKEGRHSINTFVLTNIGTGTSIHYVHDNQYVRAGGTGVGGGTLMGLTKLLTNIDSFEEVIRHTTIGSRKNLDITVGDIYNGILSPIDNSLTASNFGKAIMTETNHTKSDFISTLQGLVGEVVTALSLQFAETKNINHIVYIGSTLCNNIQLQNIISSYTEYQNKIPVFLQDDGYSGAIGALLHVTN is encoded by the coding sequence ATGGGAAATGTTGTCGGTATTGATGCTGGAGGAACATTAACAAAGGTCGCTTACTTTAATGAAAAGAAAAAATTATCATTTGAAAGATTTTATTCAAATGAACAAGATAAAATTAAAGCGTGGCTTCATAAAAATAATGTAATTACAAAGTTATGCGTTACAGGTGGTAAAGCTAAACAATTACAAAAACTACTTTCGGATTCATATGAAACAGTAGAATTAAACGAATTTGAGGCTACGCTAACAGGTGTGCGTTATATACTAAAGGAAGGAAGACACTCTATAAATACCTTTGTTTTAACAAATATCGGCACAGGCACTTCCATTCACTACGTTCATGACAATCAATATGTTCGTGCCGGAGGAACTGGAGTTGGCGGCGGTACACTTATGGGACTTACAAAACTATTAACAAATATAGATTCTTTCGAAGAAGTCATCCGCCATACAACAATAGGTTCAAGAAAAAATCTAGATATAACAGTTGGAGATATTTATAACGGTATTCTCTCCCCTATCGATAATAGCTTAACAGCTAGTAATTTTGGAAAAGCTATTATGACTGAAACAAATCATACAAAGTCAGACTTCATCTCCACCCTTCAAGGCCTTGTTGGTGAAGTCGTAACTGCTTTAAGCCTTCAGTTCGCTGAGACAAAAAACATTAACCATATCGTATATATCGGTTCTACCCTATGTAATAATATACAACTTCAAAACATTATAAGTAGCTACACAGAATATCAAAACAAAATACCAGTCTTTTTACAAGATGACGGTTATAGTGGTGCGATTGGCGCTTTGCTTCACGTTACAAATTAA
- a CDS encoding DegT/DnrJ/EryC1/StrS family aminotransferase, whose amino-acid sequence MIKIAQPHIGQEEIDAVSTVLRSGLLASGENVLQFQREFSQYLNHEYCIATSSGTTALEIALRALGIKEGDKIITTAFSFIATSNVIVHAGGIPIFVDIDEITMNISAESIEHILQEQAGIKAIVIVHLFGQSCNMEKIKEIASRYQLLLIEDCAQAHGAEWKGRKLGTFGDAGTFSFYPTKNMTTTEGGMVVFKDENAAGIASQLIQHGIKERNQFEFIGYNYRMNEISAAIGLCQLKKLEHFNSVRRENAAFFDENINHCNIIKPQEVLGVKHVYNQYTLRILNGRRDAFITYMEKEGIVTSIYYPYTIPEQVCYRSIDFLPKEYDKKLEVTNIIKHQVVSIPVHPGLMQDQIEHIVTTINRF is encoded by the coding sequence ATGATTAAAATTGCACAGCCACATATTGGTCAAGAGGAAATTGATGCAGTTAGTACTGTACTGAGAAGCGGGCTATTAGCAAGCGGAGAAAATGTCTTGCAGTTTCAAAGAGAGTTTTCTCAGTATCTGAACCATGAATATTGTATTGCGACTTCTTCTGGGACAACAGCTTTAGAAATTGCCCTTAGAGCCCTTGGAATCAAAGAGGGGGACAAAATCATTACCACAGCGTTCTCATTTATAGCGACATCCAACGTAATTGTACACGCTGGGGGAATTCCAATTTTTGTGGATATTGATGAAATTACAATGAATATCTCTGCTGAAAGCATTGAACATATTCTTCAAGAGCAAGCAGGTATTAAAGCTATTGTAATTGTTCATTTGTTTGGACAAAGTTGTAATATGGAAAAAATCAAAGAAATTGCAAGCAGATATCAATTACTGCTTATAGAAGACTGTGCGCAGGCGCATGGAGCAGAATGGAAAGGTCGTAAATTAGGAACTTTCGGGGATGCTGGTACGTTCAGTTTTTACCCAACAAAGAATATGACAACTACTGAAGGCGGTATGGTGGTTTTCAAGGATGAAAATGCAGCAGGAATTGCAAGTCAACTGATTCAGCATGGTATTAAAGAAAGAAATCAATTTGAATTCATCGGATATAATTATCGTATGAATGAAATTTCAGCGGCAATTGGTTTATGTCAACTAAAAAAGCTGGAACATTTCAACTCAGTTAGAAGAGAAAATGCAGCTTTTTTTGATGAAAACATTAATCATTGTAATATTATCAAACCGCAGGAAGTTCTCGGAGTAAAGCATGTGTATAATCAGTATACATTACGTATTTTGAATGGGAGAAGGGATGCATTTATTACATATATGGAAAAGGAGGGGATCGTAACTTCCATTTATTATCCCTATACGATTCCAGAACAAGTCTGTTATAGATCCATTGATTTTCTCCCGAAAGAATATGATAAAAAACTTGAAGTTACAAACATAATAAAACATCAAGTAGTCTCAATACCTGTTCATCCTGGATTAATGCAAGACCAAATAGAGCATATTGTTACTACAATTAACAGGTTCTAA
- a CDS encoding GntR family transcriptional regulator — MKPTLEQNKLIYIQIAETIEADILKGILLEEEQVPSTNQFAKMLQINPATAAKGVNLLVDEGILYKKRGIGMFVANGAKEVVLKKRQNAFMTEYLPKVWEEAKVLEISKEELMNMIHKITKEGE, encoded by the coding sequence GTGAAACCAACACTTGAGCAAAATAAATTAATATACATACAAATTGCAGAAACAATTGAGGCGGATATTTTAAAAGGGATATTGCTTGAAGAAGAACAAGTTCCATCGACAAATCAATTTGCGAAGATGTTACAAATTAATCCAGCTACTGCTGCAAAAGGGGTAAATCTATTAGTAGATGAAGGCATTTTATATAAAAAGAGGGGGATTGGAATGTTTGTTGCGAATGGAGCAAAAGAAGTGGTATTAAAGAAGCGACAAAATGCTTTTATGACTGAGTATTTACCAAAGGTGTGGGAAGAAGCGAAAGTTCTTGAAATCTCGAAAGAAGAATTAATGAATATGATCCATAAAATTACGAAGGAAGGAGAATGA